The genome window TTGACCCCGTCGCCCGTCATCGCGACGATGTGACCTTCCTTTTGCAGGGCCGTCACCACACGCAATTTATGCGCCGGAGACACGCGGGCGTAGACTTCGATGCGCTCAACCTCACGCTCAAACTCGGCCTCGCTCATCGCCTCCAGTTCTTCGCCGGTCACGACGCGACCCGTCTTGAGCAATCCCAATTCGCGGGCGACGGCTTCCGCGGTCAGCGGGTGGTCACCGGTAATCATGACCGGCTTGATCCCGGCTTGCTCGCACGTTTCAATCGCAGCCTTCGCCTCAGGACGCGGCGGGTCGATCATCCCCACCAATCCGAGAAATGTCATGTCGTGTTCGGCGTTGTCCAATGTTGCACCCGGTTTGGAAGCTACCGCCAGAACGCGCAATGCCTCAGTTGCCATCCGGCGGGCTGTTTCCACAATCATCGCCCGACTCCCGGCGTCAAGGGCCGTTGCTCCATCTGCCGTCATTTGATGACTACACGAATCGAGGATAATTTCCGGCGCGCCTTTGGCATAGGCCACGACAGCTTCCGGCTCGCTATGCAGAGTGGTCATGCGTTTGGTTTCGGAGGTGAAGGGGATTTCGCTCACGCGAGGAAATTGCGAGTCAAGGTCGGTCTTGTGCAACCCGGCCTTGGCGGCAACGACGACCAATGCGCCCTCTGTCGGATCGCCCTTGACGTCCCAGCGGCCATCGGCCTCGCTGTGAACGACATGCGCGTCGGAGGCAAGCGCGGCGGCGCGCAAGAGCAGTGTCAGCGGGCTGGAAAGTTCGATGGTGAGCCCGTTGCATGAGAACCGGCCGTGCGGCTTATAGCCTGCCCCGGAGACGTTCAGCATTTGTCCGGCCACAAAGATTGTGCGGACCGTCATCTCATCTTTCGTCAGCGTGCCGGTCTTGTCGGAACAGATGACCGACGTGCTGCCGAGTGTTTCGACTGCCGGGAGACGGCGCATCAACGCATGGCGCTTGACCATCCTCTGCACACCGATAGCGAGCGAGATCGTGACCACTGCAGGAAGTGCCTCCGGGACAACGGCAACCGCCAGCGCAATCCCAAAAATCAACATCTCAATGAAGGGTTGCCCACGATACAGGCCGAGGGCAACGATGGCCGCCACTACCACGAAGGCGGCCCACGCCAGCACGTGACCGACCTTATCCAAATTTTCCTGCAACGGCGTCCTGCCGGTTTCAACCGTCTGGAGCATTTGGGCAATCTTGCCGAACTCAGTACGCATGCCCGTTGCCACGACGACCGCGCGCCCCCGGCCATAGGTTGCGGCGGTACCGGCGTAGGCCATATTCTTGCGATCGCCTAAGGCCAATTCATCGTTCGTGAGGGGCGCGGCGTATTTTTCTATCGGAACCGACTCGCCCGTCAGCGCGGCCTCTTCGATTTGCAAATTAACGGCTTCAATCAGTCTGACATCGGCCGGGATCTTGTTTCCTGCTCGCAACAGGACGACATCGCCCGGCACGAGGGCGCGCGCGGGGATTTCAACCTCCTCCCGATCGCGGAGGGCGGTGGCTGTCGGCGCGGCCATTTGCCGCAATGCCTCGGTCGCGCGTTCGGCCCGGTATTCCTGCACGAAACCCAAGAGGCAGGCAAACAGCACAATGACGGCAATGGCGATGGCTTCAATCCCGTGTCCAAGGAAAGCCGAGAGCGCCGTCGCCACGAGCAGAATGACAATCAACACGTTCTTGAACTGCTCAAAGAGAATCGTCCACGGCGAGATACTGTGGGTTGCTTGCAGTTCATTCGGCCCTTGTTCTGCCAACCGTTGGGCCGCCTCGGCCCCTGTCAGACCGGTGGGCGTAGATTGCAGGTGAGCCAGGACAGTTTCGCTGGATAGGGTATGCCAGAGGGCGGGGTCGAATCCCCGTCGGGTTTCAGGAGGACCCATCGTTCGGCAGACGCTCGCCTCGCAGGTAGGCCACCCAGTACACGCCGGCGACCAGCAGGGTGCCACCGACGACGTTGCCGGCGGTCACGGCGACGATATTTCTCGTGACCCCGACGACCGACACCCCGCCTTCCCCATCCAGCGCGAGCCCGAAGGGTAGGAAGAACCAGTTGGCGATCGAGTGCTCGAAGCCCATGGCCACGAATGCAGTAATGGGAAAGAGAATGGCCAGAATCTTATCCGTCACGCTGCGTCCGCCCATTGCGAGCCACACCGCCAGACAGACCAGCGCGTTGCACAGAATGGCGCGCGCAAAGGCCTCGGTGACTGAAAGATCGGCCTTCGCGCGAGCGATAGCGACGACCGTCTCGCCGACAGCGCCCCCGCCCAGACCGGCCACATTAGCCCACACGACGAGCAGTACGGTAGCCAGGCTGCCGCCCACATTGCCCAGGTAGGCCAGGAACCAGTTGCGCATCACTTCCCGGGTACCTATCAGCCTGCTGGCCCAGGCCATGGCGAGCAGGTTGTTTCCGGTAAAGAGTTCGGCGCCCGCGACAACAACGAGGATTAGGCCAAGGCTGAAGCTCAAGCCGCCGAACAACCGCGTCAGACCGAAGCCAAGGGCGGATTTGGTCACGACGACAATGAAAAAGAGCGCCCCCAGCGAGATGAAGGCGCCGGCCAGCACGGCCAGCGCGAGCAGCGTGACCGGGTCGGTGCGCGCCTTCGCCACACCGAGGCCCTCGACCTTCCGCGCAATCTCGCGCGGCGGATAGGCATCACTAAACTGCAGCTCTTTGTCCATCTTCCTGGCACCCGCTAACGGAGAGCCGCCGCCTTCCGGCGTCAGTCTCCATCGTTTGGTGGGGTATGGTCCCTATCGGATACGCTCGCATTGTTACGGGCTGCTGCCGCGGTTCAGCCACTTGCTAAATAACGCGGGCGGAACCGGCCGATACGGAAACTTCACGCTCCAGCCTGGAACCCAGTCGCCGGTCCAGGAACTCGACCTCCCGCGGCAGCGTTGTGAACTCAGGGAGCGTATAGATGCGCTGCGGCCACAGCTCTTTTGGCAGGTATTCGGGAGGCATCTGGCCCATCTCTCCTCCTGATCTATTCAGAGACGCTATTATGCCCTCATGCAGGGCGAAGCAGGCGGATGAGACATACCAATGGCCAGAGAAACAAACTTTGTTTTACTGGTCGGCTGAAGCTGTTGCCGTCTCGTAGCCAAGTCGTTCGGAGAGCTTGATCGCCGCCGCTTTCACAAGTGGCGCGAGTTCGTGTTCGATCCGCTCAAGGGAGAATCGGGTGATGGGACCGGACAGCCCGATGCTGGCCACCACCTTTCGAGAGTAGTCTCTCACTGGGGCGGCAATACACCGCACACCGAGCTCGTACTCTTCATTGTCAACGGCGAATCCGGCCCTGGCAACCTCACGAAGATGGTCCCGGAATGCCTGGGGATCAGTAACCGTATGATCGGTCAACGCGCGCATCGGCTGCTGTTGAAGGATGCTGTCCAACCGATCGGCGGACTCATAGGCCAGTTGCGCCTTTCCCGCGGCGGTGCAATGCACCGGAAGACGCCGTCCGGGAAACGATGCAACCCGAACCATCAGGCTGGAGTCCTCAACCAGGACATAGATGACCTCTGATCCATCCAGTACGGCTAGATAGGCGGTTTCATTGCACTGGTTGACCAACTCCTCGATGATCGGCCTGGCCTGACGCCGAAAGCCGAGATGATGGAGGAAGACGTTGGCCACCTCGAACGGCTTCATCCCAAGGCGATAGTTGGCGGTCTTTTTGTCCTGCTCGATATAGCCCCGAACCTCGAGGGTGGCCAGCAGTCGAAAGATATTGTTTTTGGGCACGTGAAGCTTCTCGGCAAGTTCTGTCACGCCCAACTCACCGGTCTGATAATCGAACGACTCCAGGATGTCGAGCGCTCGATCAACGGACTGGACGATGTAGTCCACTTTCTCTTTCTTTCGATGATCCATATACCCCTCGCACACCCTTCGGCAAGGCAACGCCTTCCCGGTACGCATTACCATCACTTTGCCTGGGATTCGATATAAGACGGAAAGAAAAACGGTGTGATAATAAAAGGGCGTTCTATTCCTGTCAACGAAAAATTGTGCGTCTAAACTACAGACTTGGCTTCAAAGATCGCCGTGCCGACCCGAACCAGTGTGGCCCCTTCTTCGATGGCGATCTCGTAATCGTGGCTCATCCCCATGGAAAGGTGGCGGAGCGGATAGTCTGGACAGGTCTTGGCCGCCTCGTCTCGGAGCAGCCGGAGTTTGCGAAAGGACGGTCGGACGTCCTCGGGATTCCTGCGAAATGGTGGGATGGCCATCAGGCCTTCGATAGCCAGATGGGTGAACCCTTGACAGGCGTGCAGCAACGGCAGAAGGTCGTGCTCAAGAACACCGGCCTTACTCGATTCGCCTCCAAGGTTGACCTCTACAAGAACCCTGATCTGCTTCCCCAACGACACCCCATGACGGTCCAGGGCGGCAGCCAGCTTCAGAGAGTCGAGTGAATGAATCAGGTCAAACAGCTCAGTGGCAGGCCGACTCTTGTTGGTCTGTAGGTGACCGATCAAATGCCATGTGATCGGAAACATGCTCAGGAGGGCAATCTTATCTGACGCCTCCTGGACCCGATTCTCGCCCAGCAGCGTCACACCGGCGTCGATCGCCTCTCGGATGGCGGGAACCTGGACGGTCTTGGTGACGGCAATTAGCTCTACCTCATCCGGGTCCCGACCGACGCGGTGGGCCGCCTCGGCCATCCGTCGCCATATCTGTTCAATCCGATCTTTTATCCGTTCCGTCAAGCTCGCCCTTCTTGACCTCCCGCCCCTGCATGCGCTGCCGCAAGGCGCGACCCGGCCGGACGGCTCGTCGCCCGGAGCTCTTCGATCCCCTCAAACCGCAACAGCCGACGACAGTTCGGACAGACGTTCTCCATTCCGCCGATCGGCAACAAGCAGTGCGGACAGGTGGCTATCGATCTGCTTGAAGCCAGAAGCATCTGAAACAGTTTGCTGAGTCGCCTCATTGTCGTATCCCCCTTCCCTGGCACACTTCGAGGAGGAACCTTCCTGAAATCACTAATCGGCCTGGCGCCGCAAAAAGGTCGGGATATCCATCTCGTCCCCATCAAGGTCCTGGGGTCTAAGCTCCAGATCGCGCGCATTGAATTGCTCATCGACGGTCTCACGCCCGATCGTCCCGCGCTTCCTGAGAAAACCCCCGCGCTCCGCAGCCTTGGCTGCATACGCCTTCATTTCGACCATATTTTTTGAGGACTCTCCCTCTCTCACCGAGGCGGCAGTCTCGAACCCGGTGGCAATCACCGTCACGCAGACACTATCTTTCAACGATTCGTCGATGACCGCTCCGAAAATGATATTGGCATCTTGATGGGCCGACTTACAGATGGTGGAGCTGGCCTCATTCACTTCGTACAGCGAGAGCGCCGGACCGCCGGTGATGTTAATGAGGACGCCCTTGGCACCGTCGATGGAGACGTTTTCCAGGAGCGGGCTGTTGATTGCCTGTGCGGCCGCTTCGGAGGCCGCACTCTCCCCCGATGCCACGCCGATCCCCATCATGGCAATTCCGCGCTCCGACATAATGGTCTTCACATCGGCAAAGTCCAGGTTGATCAGACCCGGCACCACGATGAGGTCCGCAATCCCCTGCACCGCCTGGCGCAGCACGTCGTCGGCAACCTTGAAGGCGTCGGTCAGCGTGGTCTGTCGCTCCACCACCTGCAGCAGCCGCTGGTTTGGGATGGTGATCAAGGTATCGACGCTCTCGCATAGCGCAGCTAGCCCACGGGCGGCGTGAGTCTCTCGGACCTTGCCCTCAAACGCAAACGGCTTGGTCACCACTCCGACCGTCAGGATACCCAACTCCTTGGCAAGGTTCGCGATGACGGGCGCAGCACCGGTTCCTGTCCCTCCTCCCAGCCCCGCGGTGATGAACACCATATCCGCGCCTTCCAGGAGGCTCAGGATCTTGTCGCTGTCCTCAAGCGCCGCCTGCCGCCCGATCTCCGGATTCGCCCCCGCCCCCAGCCCCCTTGTGACGTTCGCGCCAATCTGAAGCCTGGTGTTTACCGGCGACATTTTGAGCGCTTGGGTATCGGTATTCACCACAAAAAACTCAACCCCGGTGACATCCGATGACGACATTCGATTCACCGCATTGGACCCTCCGCCCCCCACTCCGATGACCTTGATCTTGGCCGCGTGCTCAGCATCGATCTCCAGCGCAAATGGCATCTCCACCTCCCCTCGAGAGCAGTTATTGGATGTTGGGTCTTAGAGGAAATCGCTAAACCACTGCCGCATTCGATTGATAATCTTGTCTACCAGGCTTCGCTCCGACGGCCTGCTGAACCGATGCTGATCCAGATGTGACGCGCCGTACAGCACCAAGCCCACGCCGGTCGCGTGCATCGGCGAGCTGACTACCTCCTTCAGGCCGCCGACGCCGGACGGGATCCCCAGCCGTACCGGCAGGTCGAAGAGCTGCTCAGCCAGCTCCGGCACACCCACCATCGCCGAAGAACCCCCGGTCACCACAATCCCGGCGGCAATCTGCTGCAGCAGCCCGGCCCGCCGCACCTCCAAGCCGGCGTGCGTGAAGATCTCCTCCATCCTCGGCTGCACGATCTCGCACAACATCTGCCGCGACAACAGGCGGGGCTTACGGCCGCCGACGCTTGGAACCTCCACGACCTCCTCAGCCCCGGCAAGCGAGGCCAGCGCGCAACCATACTGCCGCTTGATCTCCTCGGCGCACGGCGGAGGCGTCCTGAGTCCGATGGCGATATCGTGGGTCAGATGGTCGCCGCCCAGCGGCAGCACCGCCGTGTGGCGAATGCTCCCGTCTATGAACACGGCGATATCCGAGGTTCCTCCGCCGATGTCGATCAGAATGACCCCCAGATCTTTTTCATCGGCAGTCAACGTCGCTTCGCTGGAGGCCAGCGGCTGCAGCACGATATCCCGCACCTCCAGCCCGGCCCTGTTCGCGCACTTGACGATGTTTTCTGCCGAGGCGACAGCGCCCGTGACAATATGGATCTCGGCCTCGAGTCGGCAACCGCTCATCCCAACCGGTTCTTTAACCCCTCCCTGGTCGTCGATGATAAACTCCTGAGGAATGATGTGAATCACCCGGCGGTCGGCAGGCAGCGTAATGGCCTTGGCCGCATCGAGAACCCGATCGACATCGGCCTGCGTGACCTCCTGGTTCTTGCCGGAGACTGCAATGACCCCCCGGCTGTTAATTCCCTTAATGTGGCTTCCGGCGATCCCCACAAATGCGGAATCCAGGGCCACTCCCGCCATGGCCTCCGCCGCCTCGATTGCCCGTCTGACCGACTCAACGGTCACATCGATATTGACGACGACGCCCTTCTTGAGACCCTGCGATGGACTAATCCCGCATCCGATAATTTCGACCCCATTGTCCGTCACTTCAGCGACGATGACGCAGATCTTGGTTGTGCCGATATCGAGCCCCGTTACGATCTCGCCCCTACGGGTCATGCGCCCTCCTTCGAACGCGGCTTCACGATCACCTTATCGGCGAACCGCAAATCGGCATATTCCAACTCACGCAGGGAGGCCCTGCGCATCTCAAGCACCCGCGCCAACCGATCCAACTGCCGCTGTATGTCATCCTCCTCCCCGAAATAGAGGGACGGCAATCCCTGACCGAGTAAGATATGGTAGCTTCCGTCGCCTTTCAGTTGAATCTCCAGCGCCTGCACATCCGCTCCCAAGGCGCCCTGATGGAACCGCTGCCACAGGCGCGCCCCCTGTTCGACGCGAGCAGGATCGATCCGCTCTCCCGTTTCCAGCGGATGGTCAACGGAGAGCCTCAGGAGCGGAAGATCGGTCATCTCCACCGATGATGCCTCTTGCAGAATCAGCCCATCCTCGCTAACCAGGTAGGCACGATCGGCCACCACAACCGCATGTGCTGCGCGCTCCGACACATATACCTGCAGGGTTGCCGGAAGGTGTCTGCTCACCCTCACCGTTTTGATCCAGGGATTGCGTCCGACCTGTGCCGCAAGCACCCGCAAATCGATTCGGAGAATGCTCGCATCAGACGCCAAGCCCAAGCTCTCGATGATCACCGCACTGGATACTCGCTGGTTGCCTTCAACGATGACATCGCTGATCTGAAAATAGCCCATCGACATAGAGCGCGGAATCTGCTGCCAGATCAGCCATCCCAGACCGACGACTAGCACGGAAAAGATGGCCGCTCGCCCGCCCCGCCTCAAGAGCAAACCAAGCCGCGAGCCTCTGCGAGTCACGCCCCGCCGCCGCCATGTCGACCCCGCCGATGCCGACCTCAGGAAACGGCGATTCGGACGAAACCCGGCATTCTCCTCAACCCGCGATGGGCGATCCGACGACCTGAATCTCCAGTTCAAGCGCCACTCCCGTCTTCACCATGACCTCGGTTCTGGCTCGCTCAATCAGCCAGAGCACGTCTGCGGCCGTTGCCCCGCCCAGGTTCACGATGAAGTTCCCGTGCTTTTCTGAGATCTGCGCGCCGCCTCGCTGCAACCCTTTAAGTCCCACGCGCTCCACCAAACGCCCCGCGACGTCTCCAGGAGGATTCTTGAAGATGCACCCCGCCGACCTGACCGCTACAGGCTGCGTCAGATTTCGTCTCACCAGCAACTTTGAGATCGTCCCCCTGATCTCTGTCACCGTTGCGCGCCGAAGCGTGAAACAGCCTTCAACAATCACCGAACCCGCTGGGAGCGCGGTACGTCGATAGCCGGCGCCAAGCGCATCCCTCGACAGAATCCGCTCCCCACCCCCACCGTCGACAATACGAATCCAGTCCAGATGGTCGATGATAGCGATTAGCGGCGTCCCGGCGTTGCCCTTGATCGCCCCCCCAACAGTTCCCGGTATACCCGTCAGCCCTTCAAGCCCTGTCAGACCCCTCATTGCAGAGAGAGCCAGCAGACGACTCGTCCGTACGCCGGCCCCACATCTAATTCGTTCGTCGACGGCCTCAAGCTCAAGGAATGTTCGGGAGAGATTGATGACCAGCCCCTTGACCCCCCAATCCGGCACCAGCATGTTACTGCCGCCGCCGAAGATCAGAACGGGAATCGCCTCATCCCGCGCCATCTTGAGTAAGCGCTTCAGGTCTTCAAGATCAGCCGGGAAGGCCATCACGTCGGCTGGGCCGCCGATCCGGAAGTAGGTGTGCGACGCCAGCGGCTCATCGGTGAGGATCGTTCCTTTGATGAGCCCTTGGAGCCTTTCCTGTAGACTCTGCGTTTCTAACATTGGCTTTATGACATGAAAGCGATCAGCTTTCAGCGATCAGCTTTTCGCTGATGCCTGACGGCTGATTGCTGACTGCTGCCTCGTTCAGCCGTCGGACGATCTCCTCGCCGGCCTTCCAGATGTCACCCGCACCCATAGTGATCACCAGATCTCCAGGACGAGCCAACTCGACGACACGGTCCGGAATCTCCTCCTTGCGTTCCACGTACAGTACATTCGGTCCGTTCCGACCGATAATCCCGTCCGCGATCTGCCGACCGGACACCCCGTCAATCGGCGCCTCTCCTGCCGGGTAGATCCCGGTGATGATCACCTGGTCGGCGAGATCGAAGGCCGACGCAAATTCTGGAAGCAGCCGCTGCGTCCTGCTGTACCGATGCGGCTGAAATACCGCAATCAGTCGCCGCCCGAGTCCATCCCTGGCCGCCTTGAGCGTCGCCTGAATTTCCGCCGGGTGATGGGCGTAGTCATCCACTACCATGATATCCTGGGGGCTCCCCTTCACCTGGAAACGTCGAACAACACCGGAGAACTCTCCGAGAGCGGCCTGGATTGCAGGAAAGTCAATATCCAGTTCGAGACCAACCGCTATGGCCGCCAACGCATTGGACACATTGTGCACGCCGGGAACCCTAAGCTGCACCTCCCCCAGCGGATCCCCCCTGAACCTCACCTTGAAGGAGGAGCTAAGCCCGGTCAGCGAGATCCCCTCTGCCGTCAAGTCGGCCTGCGCACGACAACCATACGAGACAACACGTTTCTGCACCCTGGGCAACAGGTCCACGATCTGTTCCTGATCAAGACACAGCACAGCAGAGCCATAAAAGGGGACCTTGTTGATAAACTCCAGGAACGTCTCCTTAATCTGCTCGAGATCGCGGTAGTAATCGAGATGCTCGGCATCGATAGTGGTCACCACGGCGATGGTCGGCGCCAGCTTGAGGAACGAACCGTCGCTCTCGTCGGCCTCCGCGACCATAAACTCGCCACGTCCGAGCTTTGCATTACTGCCAAGCGCATCCAGCCTGCCTCCAATGACCACGGTAGGATCAAAGCCGGCCCTGGCCAGGACCGTCGCCACCATCGAGGTCGTCGTAGTCTTTCCATGGGTGCCGGCAACGGCCACGCCATACTTCATCCGCATCAGTTCGGCCAGCATCTCCGCCCGCTGAATGACCGGAATGGCCTGCGTCTTCGCCGCAACAATCTCGGGATTCTCCGAAGAGACCGCCGAGGATCGGACCACCACGTCGGCATCCTCTACGTGGGCGGCATCATGACCGATGTGTACGGTAATCCCCAATGACCGAAGTCTGAGGGCATGCTCTGACACCTTCAGATCGGAACCGCTGACCTGATAGCCAAGGTTGTGGAGGACCTCGGCAATCCCGCTCATCCCGACCCCCCCGATCCCAACAAAGTGGATATGCCGAATCTTCTTAAACATGTCAGTTACAGGCTCCGCTGTGCAGTTTCGGGTTTAGGGTTTATGACCTGACAGTTAGCACGATACGCGTGCGCGGTTTCTACTACCAGGTCGGCCAGACGGACCGCCGCATCCGGCCTCGCCAGCCCCTTCGCCCTATGCGCCATCTCCTCAAGTCCCTGTCGGTCGCGAAGACACGTCCGTATGAATTCAGCCACCAGCACCCCGCTCAGATCGCGATCCAGAACCATCCTGGCGCCGCCGGAGGCGACCAGCGCTTCTGCGTTGTAGCGCTGGTGATCATTCGCGGCAAAAGGGAACGGAGTTAGTACTGATGGTTTACCCAGGGCGCAAAGCTCGGCGACAGTGCCGGCGCCCGCTCGACAGAAACACAGATCGGCGGCAGCATACACGGCGGCCATCGCCTCAAAGAACGGCTTCACCATCGCCCGATACCCGTCCGCATCATACCCTTGTTGGGCAGCCGCAAGATCGCGCGGACCGGTGGCATGAATGAACTGGATTCGCTCTCGCTCGCCTGCCAGCATGGGGAGCGCCTCCATGATCGCCTGGTTCAGCCGATGCGCCCCCTGGCTGCCGCCAAAGATCAGAACGGTCAGTCGATCCTGATCGAGATTCAGGCGGGTGAGGGCCTCTGCCCTGCGCACGCCGAAGAGCTCCTTCCGGACCGGGTTGCCGGTGACCTGTACTTTACGCTGAGGAAAAAAACCGGATGCCTCCTCGAAGGCAATCGCCACGCGATCAACGACCTTCCCCAACCATCGGTTGGTCAACCCCGGAAAGGCGTTCTGCTCATGGATCACCGTGGGGACCTTTGCAAGCACTCCCGACAGCACCATGGCAGCCGAGGCGTAGCCGCCGAACCCGACAATAACATCGGGACGGAACCGTCGCAGGATTGAGAAGGATCGGATGAGCCCTGCAGGAACCAGTGTGAGGCTCCGAAGCCGCGAACGTAAGCGCTTGCCCTGTAAGCCTGAAGCCCTGATT of Candidatus Methylomirabilis lanthanidiphila contains these proteins:
- a CDS encoding ATPase, translated to MGPPETRRGFDPALWHTLSSETVLAHLQSTPTGLTGAEAAQRLAEQGPNELQATHSISPWTILFEQFKNVLIVILLVATALSAFLGHGIEAIAIAVIVLFACLLGFVQEYRAERATEALRQMAAPTATALRDREEVEIPARALVPGDVVLLRAGNKIPADVRLIEAVNLQIEEAALTGESVPIEKYAAPLTNDELALGDRKNMAYAGTAATYGRGRAVVVATGMRTEFGKIAQMLQTVETGRTPLQENLDKVGHVLAWAAFVVVAAIVALGLYRGQPFIEMLIFGIALAVAVVPEALPAVVTISLAIGVQRMVKRHALMRRLPAVETLGSTSVICSDKTGTLTKDEMTVRTIFVAGQMLNVSGAGYKPHGRFSCNGLTIELSSPLTLLLRAAALASDAHVVHSEADGRWDVKGDPTEGALVVVAAKAGLHKTDLDSQFPRVSEIPFTSETKRMTTLHSEPEAVVAYAKGAPEIILDSCSHQMTADGATALDAGSRAMIVETARRMATEALRVLAVASKPGATLDNAEHDMTFLGLVGMIDPPRPEAKAAIETCEQAGIKPVMITGDHPLTAEAVARELGLLKTGRVVTGEELEAMSEAEFEREVERIEVYARVSPAHKLRVVTALQKEGHIVAMTGDGVNDAPALKKADIGIAMGITGTDVSKEAAAMTLTDDNFASIVAAVEEGRGIFGNIKKYLMYLLSSNIGEIVLMAGATLLGLPLPLTAVQILYVNLATDGLPALALAVDPPEPDLMRRRPRNPRTGIFTRPVVTLMVAGGLWSAAVNLGLFVWALNSGRSIAEAMTMTFVSLVLIQFFKAYNFRSDRLSVLNQPFANRWLNVAIIQGLVLLAIIVYAPVLHEPFATFSLPLVDWAIVVVLAFTVSPVLELAKWMERRGWFGEMS
- a CDS encoding formate transporter, giving the protein MDKELQFSDAYPPREIARKVEGLGVAKARTDPVTLLALAVLAGAFISLGALFFIVVVTKSALGFGLTRLFGGLSFSLGLILVVVAGAELFTGNNLLAMAWASRLIGTREVMRNWFLAYLGNVGGSLATVLLVVWANVAGLGGGAVGETVVAIARAKADLSVTEAFARAILCNALVCLAVWLAMGGRSVTDKILAILFPITAFVAMGFEHSIANWFFLPFGLALDGEGGVSVVGVTRNIVAVTAGNVVGGTLLVAGVYWVAYLRGERLPNDGSS
- a CDS encoding IclR family transcriptional regulator; amino-acid sequence: MVMRTGKALPCRRVCEGYMDHRKKEKVDYIVQSVDRALDILESFDYQTGELGVTELAEKLHVPKNNIFRLLATLEVRGYIEQDKKTANYRLGMKPFEVANVFLHHLGFRRQARPIIEELVNQCNETAYLAVLDGSEVIYVLVEDSSLMVRVASFPGRRLPVHCTAAGKAQLAYESADRLDSILQQQPMRALTDHTVTDPQAFRDHLREVARAGFAVDNEEYELGVRCIAAPVRDYSRKVVASIGLSGPITRFSLERIEHELAPLVKAAAIKLSERLGYETATASADQ
- a CDS encoding hypothetical protein (Alanine racemase, N-terminal domain), encoding MAEAAHRVGRDPDEVELIAVTKTVQVPAIREAIDAGVTLLGENRVQEASDKIALLSMFPITWHLIGHLQTNKSRPATELFDLIHSLDSLKLAAALDRHGVSLGKQIRVLVEVNLGGESSKAGVLEHDLLPLLHACQGFTHLAIEGLMAIPPFRRNPEDVRPSFRKLRLLRDEAAKTCPDYPLRHLSMGMSHDYEIAIEEGATLVRVGTAIFEAKSVV
- a CDS encoding cell division protein FtsZ, whose translation is MPFALEIDAEHAAKIKVIGVGGGGSNAVNRMSSSDVTGVEFFVVNTDTQALKMSPVNTRLQIGANVTRGLGAGANPEIGRQAALEDSDKILSLLEGADMVFITAGLGGGTGTGAAPVIANLAKELGILTVGVVTKPFAFEGKVRETHAARGLAALCESVDTLITIPNQRLLQVVERQTTLTDAFKVADDVLRQAVQGIADLIVVPGLINLDFADVKTIMSERGIAMMGIGVASGESAASEAAAQAINSPLLENVSIDGAKGVLINITGGPALSLYEVNEASSTICKSAHQDANIIFGAVIDESLKDSVCVTVIATGFETAASVREGESSKNMVEMKAYAAKAAERGGFLRKRGTIGRETVDEQFNARDLELRPQDLDGDEMDIPTFLRRQAD
- a CDS encoding cell division protein FtsA; the protein is MTRRGEIVTGLDIGTTKICVIVAEVTDNGVEIIGCGISPSQGLKKGVVVNIDVTVESVRRAIEAAEAMAGVALDSAFVGIAGSHIKGINSRGVIAVSGKNQEVTQADVDRVLDAAKAITLPADRRVIHIIPQEFIIDDQGGVKEPVGMSGCRLEAEIHIVTGAVASAENIVKCANRAGLEVRDIVLQPLASSEATLTADEKDLGVILIDIGGGTSDIAVFIDGSIRHTAVLPLGGDHLTHDIAIGLRTPPPCAEEIKRQYGCALASLAGAEEVVEVPSVGGRKPRLLSRQMLCEIVQPRMEEIFTHAGLEVRRAGLLQQIAAGIVVTGGSSAMVGVPELAEQLFDLPVRLGIPSGVGGLKEVVSSPMHATGVGLVLYGASHLDQHRFSRPSERSLVDKIINRMRQWFSDFL
- the ftsQ gene encoding Cell division protein FtsQ, with translation MTRRGSRLGLLLRRGGRAAIFSVLVVGLGWLIWQQIPRSMSMGYFQISDVIVEGNQRVSSAVIIESLGLASDASILRIDLRVLAAQVGRNPWIKTVRVSRHLPATLQVYVSERAAHAVVVADRAYLVSEDGLILQEASSVEMTDLPLLRLSVDHPLETGERIDPARVEQGARLWQRFHQGALGADVQALEIQLKGDGSYHILLGQGLPSLYFGEEDDIQRQLDRLARVLEMRRASLRELEYADLRFADKVIVKPRSKEGA
- a CDS encoding UDP-N-acetylenolpyruvoylglucosamine reductase (MurB-like); this translates as MLETQSLQERLQGLIKGTILTDEPLASHTYFRIGGPADVMAFPADLEDLKRLLKMARDEAIPVLIFGGGSNMLVPDWGVKGLVINLSRTFLELEAVDERIRCGAGVRTSRLLALSAMRGLTGLEGLTGIPGTVGGAIKGNAGTPLIAIIDHLDWIRIVDGGGGERILSRDALGAGYRRTALPAGSVIVEGCFTLRRATVTEIRGTISKLLVRRNLTQPVAVRSAGCIFKNPPGDVAGRLVERVGLKGLQRGGAQISEKHGNFIVNLGGATAADVLWLIERARTEVMVKTGVALELEIQVVGSPIAG
- the murC_1 gene encoding UDP-N-acetylmuramate--alanine ligase gives rise to the protein MFKKIRHIHFVGIGGVGMSGIAEVLHNLGYQVSGSDLKVSEHALRLRSLGITVHIGHDAAHVEDADVVVRSSAVSSENPEIVAAKTQAIPVIQRAEMLAELMRMKYGVAVAGTHGKTTTTSMVATVLARAGFDPTVVIGGRLDALGSNAKLGRGEFMVAEADESDGSFLKLAPTIAVVTTIDAEHLDYYRDLEQIKETFLEFINKVPFYGSAVLCLDQEQIVDLLPRVQKRVVSYGCRAQADLTAEGISLTGLSSSFKVRFRGDPLGEVQLRVPGVHNVSNALAAIAVGLELDIDFPAIQAALGEFSGVVRRFQVKGSPQDIMVVDDYAHHPAEIQATLKAARDGLGRRLIAVFQPHRYSRTQRLLPEFASAFDLADQVIITGIYPAGEAPIDGVSGRQIADGIIGRNGPNVLYVERKEEIPDRVVELARPGDLVITMGAGDIWKAGEEIVRRLNEAAVSNQPSGISEKLIAES